The sequence GGCGAAGCTCGGGCGCTTCGCGCCACGCGGTCCAGGGAGATCGAGCCGATTCGCGTGATGACGAGCGACCTGAGCGACAAGAGACGCTCATGTTCGGCATGCGCGAGTGTCGTCGATGTCTCGACACATCCGCGATGTCGTCGATGTCCCGACACAGCTGTCGTCGATGTCCTGAAAACAGACCTCGTTAGCCCGACCGAGAAACGCTGGTGAGAAGATGTTTCTCATCAGGGTTTCGTCGTCACCGAGGGTCGTTTCTCGTGGTCCCGCTCGTTACGCTGGAGGTCATGTGTGCGGACGTCATCCTTCTGACCGGCTCGCCGGGGTCGGGGAAGACAACGACCGCGCGGAGCCTGGCGGCTGGGTATCCGTTGTCTGCTCATCTGCACACCGATGACTTCTGGCACGTGATCGTTTCCGGCGGCATCGCTCCCTATCTGCCGGAGGCCGATGCGCAGAACGAGATGGTGATGGCTGCGATCCAGCGGACAGCCTGGACATATGCAGTGGGCGGCTTCACGACCGTCGTCGATGGGATCATCGGACCGTGGATGCTTCCGCACTTTCAGCTGGGCGACGCCTATGAGGAGTCGGTGAGGCCACGGCTGCACTACGTTGTCTTGCGTCCCAGCCGCGAAGAAGCCTTGCGGCGTGCGCAAGCGCGAACTGCACCTGACGCGCTGGTCGACGAGGGGCAGGTGACTGGATTGTGGGATCAGTTCGCCGACTTGGG is a genomic window of Agromyces protaetiae containing:
- a CDS encoding AAA family ATPase, giving the protein MCADVILLTGSPGSGKTTTARSLAAGYPLSAHLHTDDFWHVIVSGGIAPYLPEADAQNEMVMAAIQRTAWTYAVGGFTTVVDGIIGPWMLPHFQLGDAYEESVRPRLHYVVLRPSREEALRRAQARTAPDALVDEGQVTGLWDQFADLGALERHVINTTTQQSDETLAAVQHAVASEQFLLTHS